A part of Solicola gregarius genomic DNA contains:
- a CDS encoding Lrp/AsnC ligand binding domain-containing protein, giving the protein MVVQAYILIQTEVGRAADVAAAIAGVKGVTLAEDVTGPYDVIVRAEATNVDELGALVVENVQNVDGITRTLTCPVVHI; this is encoded by the coding sequence ATGGTGGTGCAGGCGTACATCCTGATCCAGACCGAGGTCGGTCGCGCAGCGGATGTCGCTGCCGCTATCGCCGGCGTCAAGGGGGTCACCCTTGCCGAAGACGTCACCGGGCCCTACGACGTCATCGTGCGCGCGGAAGCGACCAACGTCGACGAGCTCGGCGCACTCGTCGTCGAGAACGTCCAGAATGTCGACGGGATCACGCGTACGCTCACCTGTCCCGTGGTACACATCTGA
- a CDS encoding trans-sulfuration enzyme family protein produces MDHPLAPETVAVTAGRPPLEPDAPLNAPLTPASTYVAGGSMEYGRYGNPTWEAFEEVLGRLEAGRALTFASGLAAVSAIVDLIAPGEKIVVPRHAYLGVLTIMAEREQRGLLNVARVDVEDTEQVVAACDDAAIVWLESPTNPMLEVADIETIAAAGHEAGARVVVDNTFATPLVQRPLELGADIVLHSATKYLAGHSDAVLGAVVSRDDDVHTALDERRRTLGSVPGVLESWLAARGVRTLHLRLERSQANAAELAHRLEAHDATEKVRYPGFGSMIAIEVRGGAAAADLLTRSTSLWVHATSLGGVESTWERRRRWASEPETVPENLIRMSVGVENVDDLWRDLEAALGGLSG; encoded by the coding sequence ATGGATCATCCGCTCGCACCCGAGACTGTCGCCGTCACGGCCGGCCGGCCGCCGCTCGAACCCGACGCGCCGCTCAACGCACCGCTCACACCGGCCAGTACGTACGTCGCCGGCGGGTCGATGGAGTACGGCCGCTACGGCAACCCGACCTGGGAGGCGTTCGAGGAGGTGCTCGGCCGGCTCGAGGCCGGCCGCGCGCTCACGTTCGCGAGCGGCCTCGCCGCGGTCAGCGCGATCGTCGACCTGATCGCTCCGGGCGAGAAGATCGTCGTACCGCGACACGCGTACCTCGGCGTGCTGACCATCATGGCCGAACGCGAGCAACGCGGGCTGCTGAACGTCGCCAGGGTCGACGTGGAGGACACCGAGCAGGTCGTCGCCGCGTGCGACGACGCTGCGATCGTCTGGCTCGAGTCGCCGACCAACCCGATGCTCGAGGTCGCCGACATCGAGACGATCGCTGCCGCGGGGCACGAAGCGGGCGCGCGGGTCGTGGTCGACAACACGTTCGCCACGCCGCTCGTCCAGCGCCCGCTCGAGCTGGGCGCCGACATCGTGCTCCACTCGGCCACGAAGTACCTCGCCGGACACAGCGACGCGGTCCTCGGTGCCGTCGTCAGCCGCGACGACGACGTGCACACCGCACTGGACGAGCGACGCCGCACCCTGGGCTCCGTTCCCGGCGTGCTCGAGTCGTGGCTGGCCGCGCGCGGCGTACGCACGCTGCATCTGCGTCTCGAGCGCTCCCAGGCCAATGCGGCCGAGCTCGCACACCGCCTCGAAGCGCACGACGCGACCGAGAAGGTGCGCTACCCCGGTTTCGGTTCGATGATCGCGATCGAGGTACGCGGCGGCGCGGCGGCCGCGGACCTGCTGACACGGTCGACCTCGCTGTGGGTACACGCCACGAGCCTCGGCGGGGTCGAGTCGACCTGGGAGCGGCGGCGCCGTTGGGCGTCCGAGCCCGAGACGGTGCCGGAGAACCTCATCCGGATGTCGGTCGGTGTCGAGAACGTCGACGACCTGTGGCGGGACCTCGAGGCAGCACTGGGTGGCCTGTCCGGCTGA
- the rpmB gene encoding 50S ribosomal protein L28, producing MAAVCDICAKGPGFGNNVSHSHRRTRRRFNPNIQRVRATVNGTPKRLNVCTSCLKAGKVTR from the coding sequence GTGGCTGCGGTCTGCGACATCTGTGCCAAGGGACCTGGCTTCGGCAACAACGTGTCCCACTCGCATCGGCGTACGCGCCGTCGGTTCAACCCCAACATCCAGCGGGTGCGGGCGACCGTCAACGGCACGCCGAAGCGCCTCAACGTGTGCACCTCCTGCCTGAAGGCCGGCAAGGTCACCCGCTGA
- the rsmD gene encoding 16S rRNA (guanine(966)-N(2))-methyltransferase RsmD — MTRIIAGTAGGRRIATPPGDATRPTTDRVREALFSSLESQLGGWDDVRFLDLFAGSGANGLEALSRGAAHATFVESDRRTAGVIRRNVETLGFSGADVTSAAAASAIARLAPAYDVVFLDPPYDYADESLAALLTALADGGLFAPDAVVVVERGARSREPAWPEGVESMRSKKYGSTTLWYGLGA; from the coding sequence ATGACCCGCATCATCGCGGGTACGGCGGGTGGTCGCCGCATCGCGACACCACCCGGCGACGCGACCCGGCCGACCACCGACCGCGTACGCGAGGCGCTGTTCTCGTCGCTGGAGTCGCAGCTCGGTGGCTGGGACGACGTGCGGTTCCTCGACCTGTTCGCGGGCTCCGGTGCGAACGGTCTCGAGGCGCTCTCCCGCGGAGCCGCGCATGCGACGTTCGTCGAGTCGGACCGGCGTACCGCGGGCGTGATCCGCCGCAACGTCGAGACCCTCGGGTTCTCCGGGGCCGACGTCACCTCGGCAGCGGCCGCGTCGGCGATCGCCCGGCTCGCCCCTGCGTACGACGTGGTGTTCCTCGACCCGCCGTACGACTACGCCGACGAGTCGCTCGCGGCGCTGCTGACCGCCCTCGCCGACGGAGGGCTCTTCGCGCCGGACGCGGTCGTCGTCGTCGAGCGGGGGGCACGCTCGCGCGAGCCCGCCTGGCCGGAGGGCGTCGAGTCGATGCGCTCGAAGAAGTACGGGTCGACGACGCTTTGGTACGGTCTCGGTGCCTGA
- a CDS encoding D-alanine--D-alanine ligase family protein has product MSSESTSRRPRVAVVFGGKSSEHGVSCLTAREVMRAIDTDRYDVVPIGITREGRWVLQPGEPKVLEQGGLPELTEDGPDIAISNDPRRNEVVVRESASAPASIGSVDVVFPLLHGPWGEDGTLQGLLEIAGTRYVGAGVLASAVGMDKQYMKLVFAAEGLPQLPYVVIRPREWKDDPDAVRESIASLHYPVFVKPARAGSSFGGSLVREPAALSDAVALAQEYDPKVIVEAGAEGAREIECGVLEDLTGQARASVAGELVVAADQGHAFYDFEAKYLDGSTTLRIPADVPDDIAQRIRGHAVRAFEALGCEGLSRVDFFWLPDGRLVINELNTMPGFTPTSMFPQLWAASGLDYAALVERLIALAMARDTGLR; this is encoded by the coding sequence ATGAGTAGCGAATCGACCTCCCGCCGCCCACGTGTCGCCGTCGTCTTCGGGGGCAAGTCCAGCGAGCACGGTGTCTCGTGCCTGACCGCGCGCGAGGTGATGCGTGCGATCGACACCGACCGCTACGACGTGGTGCCCATCGGCATCACCCGCGAGGGCCGCTGGGTGCTCCAGCCGGGCGAGCCGAAGGTTCTCGAGCAGGGCGGGCTGCCCGAGCTCACCGAGGACGGCCCGGACATCGCGATCAGCAACGATCCGCGCCGCAACGAGGTCGTCGTACGCGAGTCGGCGTCGGCTCCGGCATCGATCGGTTCGGTCGACGTCGTGTTCCCGCTCCTGCACGGTCCGTGGGGCGAGGACGGCACCCTGCAGGGACTGCTCGAGATCGCGGGCACCCGCTATGTCGGCGCCGGAGTGCTCGCCAGCGCGGTCGGCATGGACAAGCAGTACATGAAGCTGGTGTTCGCCGCCGAGGGGCTGCCGCAACTGCCGTACGTCGTGATCCGCCCGCGGGAGTGGAAGGACGACCCGGATGCCGTACGCGAGTCGATCGCGTCGCTGCACTATCCGGTGTTCGTGAAGCCCGCTCGTGCCGGCTCCAGTTTCGGGGGCTCGCTCGTCCGCGAGCCCGCGGCGCTCTCCGACGCCGTCGCACTCGCGCAGGAGTACGACCCGAAGGTCATAGTCGAGGCCGGCGCCGAGGGCGCCCGCGAGATCGAGTGCGGGGTCCTCGAGGATCTCACCGGGCAGGCGCGGGCGAGCGTGGCCGGCGAGCTCGTCGTCGCCGCTGACCAGGGGCACGCGTTCTACGACTTCGAGGCGAAGTACCTCGACGGGTCCACCACGCTGCGCATCCCGGCCGACGTACCCGACGACATCGCCCAACGCATTCGGGGCCACGCCGTGCGGGCGTTCGAGGCGCTCGGCTGCGAGGGCCTGAGCCGGGTGGACTTCTTCTGGCTGCCCGACGGCCGGCTGGTCATCAACGAGCTCAACACGATGCCCGGCTTCACACCGACCTCGATGTTCCCCCAGCTGTGGGCAGCATCCGGACTCGACTACGCGGCGCTCGTGGAGCGGTTGATCGCCCTCGCGATGGCACGCGACACCGGGTTGCGCTGA
- a CDS encoding thiamine-phosphate kinase, protein MTSASGAATTISDLGEFGLIAAVTAGRSDAPQVLIGPGDDAAQVATPGGSILISTDTLVSGRHFRFDWSSAYDVGRRAAAANLADIAAMGGVATALTIGFAAPGDLESQWAVELSQGIADEAALVGAHIVGGDVTAADEVMVCITVIGRAGEQVVRRNGASPGEVVGLRGRIGWAAAGLAVLGRGFRSPRVVVEAHRRPEPPYDAGPQAATAGATSMIDVSDGLIADLGHVAESSGVAIDIASEAFEVAEPLVSVGAAIGVDPRSFMLTGGDDHPLAATFPADAELPEGWTAIGEVREGSGVTVDGEEYEAAAGHEHFR, encoded by the coding sequence ATGACTTCTGCATCGGGAGCGGCGACGACCATCTCTGACCTCGGCGAGTTCGGACTGATCGCCGCCGTGACGGCTGGCCGGTCCGACGCACCGCAGGTGCTGATCGGCCCAGGAGACGACGCGGCGCAGGTTGCGACGCCGGGCGGGTCGATCCTGATCTCGACGGACACCCTGGTCTCCGGCCGGCACTTCCGGTTCGACTGGTCGAGCGCGTACGACGTCGGGCGCCGGGCCGCGGCGGCGAACCTCGCCGACATCGCGGCGATGGGCGGTGTCGCCACCGCCCTGACGATCGGCTTCGCGGCACCGGGCGACCTCGAGTCGCAGTGGGCGGTCGAACTGTCGCAGGGGATCGCCGACGAGGCAGCCCTCGTCGGAGCCCACATCGTCGGTGGTGACGTGACCGCGGCCGACGAGGTGATGGTGTGCATCACGGTGATCGGGCGTGCCGGCGAGCAGGTCGTACGCCGCAACGGTGCTTCGCCCGGCGAGGTCGTCGGGCTTCGCGGCCGTATCGGCTGGGCCGCGGCCGGGCTCGCGGTACTCGGGCGGGGATTCCGCTCGCCGCGCGTGGTCGTCGAGGCACACCGGCGTCCGGAGCCGCCCTACGACGCTGGACCGCAGGCCGCCACGGCCGGCGCAACGAGCATGATCGACGTGAGCGACGGGCTGATCGCCGACCTGGGACACGTGGCGGAGAGCAGCGGTGTCGCGATCGACATCGCCTCCGAGGCCTTCGAGGTGGCCGAGCCGCTCGTATCGGTGGGCGCGGCCATCGGGGTCGACCCACGGTCGTTCATGTTGACCGGGGGAGACGACCACCCCCTGGCCGCCACCTTCCCCGCAGACGCCGAACTCCCCGAGGGCTGGACAGCCATCGGGGAGGTACGCGAGGGGTCGGGGGTCACCGTCGACGGCGAGGAGTACGAGGCCGCCGCCGGCCATGAGCACTTCCGGTAG
- a CDS encoding DAK2 domain-containing protein encodes MTGTLTADGFARWARACVDALGAARAEIDALNVFPVPDSDTGTNVYLTFEAAASASASEHEVEAMVTAFVDGALLGARGNSGVIMAQFVRAVARDLAGPIGPHELAGGLVHASSAAYDAVGTPVEGTMLTVAHRAATRARERADSGGSVAEVLTAAAAAARDALTHTPEQLARLRDAGVVDAGGRALVVILDATEQVVTGRWNGTPTGVLGTHDIPTPALDTSAETGGPGYEVMYLLDAPDAAIPDLRSALAPLGDSLVVVGGERLWNVHVHVDDVGAAIEAGIAAGRPHRIEVTHFADAAARRSHDGRSTSGRAVVFAAAGPGLARLSAGAGGHVLEVQPRSAAGGRRRPP; translated from the coding sequence ATGACCGGGACGCTCACCGCAGACGGATTTGCGCGCTGGGCGCGCGCGTGCGTCGATGCGCTGGGTGCCGCGCGGGCCGAGATCGACGCGTTGAACGTCTTCCCGGTGCCCGACAGCGACACCGGCACCAATGTCTACCTCACGTTCGAGGCAGCCGCGTCCGCCTCGGCGAGCGAGCACGAGGTCGAGGCGATGGTCACCGCCTTCGTCGACGGGGCACTGCTCGGCGCACGCGGCAACTCCGGCGTGATCATGGCGCAGTTCGTACGTGCGGTGGCGCGCGACCTGGCGGGGCCGATCGGGCCGCACGAGCTCGCCGGCGGGCTCGTGCACGCGAGCAGCGCGGCGTACGACGCGGTCGGCACGCCCGTTGAGGGCACCATGCTCACGGTCGCGCACCGTGCCGCAACGCGCGCTCGCGAACGCGCCGACTCCGGCGGGAGTGTCGCCGAGGTGCTGACCGCCGCGGCCGCCGCCGCGCGCGACGCCCTCACGCACACCCCCGAGCAGCTCGCCCGGCTCCGCGACGCCGGAGTCGTCGATGCGGGCGGTCGCGCCCTCGTGGTGATCCTCGACGCGACCGAGCAGGTGGTGACCGGCCGCTGGAACGGCACGCCCACCGGCGTACTCGGAACACACGACATCCCGACACCCGCGCTCGACACGTCCGCCGAGACGGGCGGCCCGGGCTATGAGGTGATGTACCTGCTCGACGCGCCCGATGCGGCGATTCCCGACCTGCGTTCGGCGCTCGCGCCGTTGGGCGACTCGCTGGTCGTCGTCGGCGGCGAGCGGTTGTGGAACGTCCACGTGCACGTCGACGACGTCGGCGCGGCCATCGAGGCGGGCATCGCCGCCGGTCGACCGCATCGGATCGAGGTCACCCACTTCGCCGACGCGGCCGCCCGGCGCTCGCACGACGGCCGGTCGACCTCCGGCCGAGCGGTCGTGTTCGCCGCCGCCGGTCCGGGGCTCGCCCGACTCTCCGCCGGCGCGGGCGGGCACGTGCTCGAAGTTCAGCCTCGGTCAGCGGCTGGTGGCCGCCGACGTCCTCCGTGA
- the mutM gene encoding bifunctional DNA-formamidopyrimidine glycosylase/DNA-(apurinic or apyrimidinic site) lyase: MPELPEVEVVRDGLERFAVGHAIKRVTVLHPRPIRRHLGGPVDFADRLAGRTIIGARRRGKYLWLPLDDGDAVLAHLGMSGQILVRDSGEEPEKHLRVLLELDAPYDVRYVDQRMFGGLSLSEDGAELPPEIAHIARDPLDQGFDDADFTARLRRRRTGIKRALLDQSQVSGIGNIYADEALWRARLHYARPTETLRRGEVASVLDGVRTVMGEALAQGGTSFDSLYVDVNGESGYFERSLNVYGRDGLPCNRCGTPIRRDAFMNRSSYTCPRCQPRPRRARW; the protein is encoded by the coding sequence ATGCCTGAGCTGCCCGAGGTCGAGGTCGTACGCGACGGCCTGGAGCGGTTCGCTGTCGGCCACGCCATCAAGCGGGTCACTGTGTTGCATCCGCGGCCGATCAGGCGGCATCTGGGTGGCCCGGTCGACTTCGCCGACCGGCTCGCCGGTCGTACGATCATCGGCGCCCGCCGCCGGGGCAAGTACCTGTGGCTGCCGCTCGACGACGGTGACGCCGTGCTCGCACACCTCGGCATGAGCGGCCAGATCCTCGTCCGCGACTCGGGCGAGGAGCCCGAGAAGCACCTTCGGGTGCTGTTGGAGCTGGACGCGCCGTACGACGTGCGCTACGTCGACCAGCGGATGTTCGGTGGGCTGTCGCTGAGCGAGGACGGTGCCGAGCTGCCGCCGGAGATCGCCCACATCGCCCGCGACCCGCTCGACCAGGGCTTCGACGACGCCGACTTCACGGCGCGGCTGCGGCGCCGGCGTACCGGCATCAAGCGGGCCCTGCTCGACCAGTCACAGGTGTCGGGCATCGGCAACATCTACGCCGACGAGGCGTTGTGGCGCGCTCGGTTGCACTACGCGCGCCCGACCGAGACGCTGCGGCGCGGCGAGGTTGCCAGTGTCCTCGACGGCGTGCGCACGGTGATGGGAGAGGCGCTCGCCCAGGGCGGCACGTCGTTCGACTCGCTGTATGTCGACGTCAACGGTGAGAGCGGCTACTTCGAACGCTCGCTGAACGTGTACGGACGCGACGGACTGCCGTGCAACCGGTGCGGCACGCCGATCCGGCGCGACGCGTTCATGAACCGGTCGTCGTACACCTGCCCACGGTGTCAGCCGCGGCCGCGAAGGGCGCGTTGGTAG
- the rnc gene encoding ribonuclease III, translated as MTEGDVAPGHLEDTRELAEALGVPELEPDRLSHALTHRSYAYEHGGVPNNERLEFLGDAVLGVIITDTLYNAHPDLSEGRLAKLRAAVVNARALADVARTVGIGAFIRLGRGEVTTGGREKASILSDTVEALLGAIYLQFGFDRAAEVVHRLFDPLLDVAANLGAGLDWKTSLQEIAADNNLGVPEYLIAESGPDHAKTFTAKVRVGDDVFGEGVGRSKKEAEQQVAETAWRTIKENLPAVEPGSDA; from the coding sequence GTGACCGAAGGCGACGTCGCACCGGGCCACCTCGAAGACACCCGCGAGCTCGCCGAGGCACTCGGCGTGCCCGAGCTCGAGCCCGACCGGTTGTCGCATGCGCTGACCCACCGTTCGTACGCCTACGAGCACGGCGGCGTACCCAACAACGAGCGCCTCGAGTTCCTCGGCGACGCGGTGCTCGGCGTCATCATCACCGACACGCTGTACAACGCGCATCCGGACCTTTCCGAGGGCCGGCTCGCGAAGCTGCGCGCTGCTGTCGTCAATGCACGGGCGCTCGCCGACGTCGCCCGCACGGTCGGCATCGGCGCGTTCATCCGGCTCGGCCGCGGTGAGGTGACCACCGGCGGCCGCGAGAAGGCGTCGATCCTGTCCGACACCGTCGAGGCGCTGCTCGGTGCCATCTACCTGCAGTTCGGGTTCGACCGCGCGGCGGAGGTCGTGCACCGGCTGTTCGACCCGCTGCTCGACGTCGCCGCGAACCTCGGTGCCGGCCTCGACTGGAAGACGAGCCTGCAGGAGATCGCCGCCGACAACAACCTGGGTGTGCCCGAGTACCTCATCGCCGAGAGCGGCCCCGACCATGCCAAGACCTTCACCGCGAAGGTGCGCGTCGGCGACGACGTCTTCGGCGAGGGCGTCGGCCGGTCGAAGAAGGAGGCCGAGCAGCAGGTCGCCGAGACGGCATGGCGCACCATCAAGGAGAACCTCCCGGCGGTCGAGCCGGGCAGTGATGCCTGA
- a CDS encoding YceD family protein, with the protein MPTLDHRAPLVLDTHELGRRPGTEREVALDVPAPADIGVDMLRVPEGDPIALALRLESVMEGVLVTGTASVDLVGECVRCLTDVTDTLTVDVQELYLYDDADPDEDEQTSRMDGELLDLEPAVRDAIVLSLPHNPLCTPDCPGLCPQCGFRLADDPDHGHEEPVDPRWAALRDLDVGDSGAVQDESSEQKESS; encoded by the coding sequence TTGCCGACCCTCGACCACCGAGCACCACTGGTGCTCGACACCCACGAACTCGGCCGCCGACCCGGCACCGAGCGTGAGGTCGCGCTCGACGTACCCGCTCCCGCCGATATCGGCGTCGACATGCTGCGCGTACCCGAGGGAGACCCGATCGCGCTGGCGCTGCGTCTCGAGTCGGTCATGGAGGGCGTGCTCGTCACGGGCACCGCGAGCGTCGACCTGGTGGGTGAGTGCGTCCGCTGCCTGACCGACGTCACCGACACGTTGACCGTCGACGTACAAGAGCTCTACCTGTACGACGACGCAGACCCCGATGAAGACGAGCAGACGAGCCGGATGGACGGCGAGCTGCTCGACCTCGAGCCTGCCGTACGCGACGCCATCGTGCTGTCGCTGCCGCACAACCCCTTGTGCACCCCCGACTGCCCCGGCCTGTGCCCGCAGTGCGGGTTCCGACTCGCCGACGACCCGGATCATGGTCACGAAGAGCCGGTCGACCCCCGCTGGGCGGCGCTGCGTGACCTCGACGTCGGAGACTCTGGTGCGGTGCAGGACGAGTCATCCGAGCAGAAGGAGTCATCGTGA
- a CDS encoding TA system VapC family ribonuclease toxin: MTATYLLDANVLIALTVAEHEHHARSSAWAAGVDSFAVCPIVEGALVRFLVRIGERSSAAQQVIRGVHARAGCAFWADEMSYADAHLDEARGHREVTDAYLLSLALEKGATLATLDRALAAKAPTGALLVPEA; this comes from the coding sequence GTGACGGCAACCTACCTACTCGACGCGAACGTGTTGATTGCATTGACCGTCGCCGAACATGAGCATCATGCGCGGTCGTCGGCATGGGCTGCCGGCGTCGACAGCTTTGCCGTCTGCCCAATCGTCGAAGGAGCGCTGGTTCGCTTTCTCGTACGTATCGGCGAACGATCATCGGCGGCTCAGCAGGTGATCCGCGGAGTTCATGCACGGGCGGGATGCGCGTTCTGGGCAGACGAGATGTCGTACGCGGACGCACACCTCGACGAGGCTCGAGGGCATCGTGAGGTGACGGACGCGTATCTGCTCAGTCTGGCACTGGAGAAGGGCGCCACCCTCGCCACACTGGATCGGGCGCTCGCGGCAAAGGCACCGACCGGCGCACTTCTCGTTCCGGAGGCGTGA
- the recG gene encoding ATP-dependent DNA helicase RecG, whose protein sequence is MDLESKLDRAVGTKQLTAKLDLHTVGDLIRHYPRRYLDRGSLTDLSELREGEQVTVMARVVSAKNYSYGNRRTRTEVVITDGTGRLLLTFFNQRWVLKRVHEGVHGLFAGKVDSFRGRLQLLHPEMELLDDDATASRLTRSLIPIYPAANKLPSWKIANAVEHVLDDLGELPDPIPADVRERHSFVEFRAALEGVHRPDERPQLEQAKRRLRYEEAFVTQTVLARRRYATAHESAVSRPQADDGLRARFEKRLPFELTTGQRELVAQLGDELAGTIPMHRLLQGEVGSGKTIVALLAMLQVVDSGGQAVMLAPTEVLAQQHQRSITAMLGPLAAGGMLGGEPDATRVRLLTGSMGAKARKESLLDAASGEAGIVIGTHALLEDPVQFADLGLVVIDEQHRFGVEQRATLAEKAAAKPHVLVMTATPIPRTVAMTSFGDLETSTLRELPAGRQPIQTNVVPARDKPEWLVRAWQRVREEVERGRQAYVVCSRIGDTDGGVADEPTAEPEFDADADESQERPPPVSVLALYDELSSGPLSGLRVAVLHGRMPADEKDTTMQRFSEGDIDVVVSTTVIEVGVDVPNASVMVVMDADRFGVSQLHQLRGRVGRGDAPGLCLLVTAADPDGPSRERLDAVASTTDGFELARLDVELRREGDVLGFRQSGGRSGFRFLSVVRHEDVIEQARADAWETVSDDPDLAGEPGLLAAVLELERTERADYLERS, encoded by the coding sequence ATGGACCTCGAGAGCAAGCTCGACCGGGCGGTGGGTACGAAGCAGCTCACGGCGAAGCTCGACCTGCATACCGTGGGCGACCTGATCCGGCACTACCCGCGGCGGTATCTCGACCGGGGCTCGCTCACCGACCTGTCGGAGCTGCGCGAGGGCGAGCAGGTCACCGTGATGGCCCGGGTCGTGAGCGCGAAGAACTACTCGTACGGCAACCGACGCACGCGCACCGAGGTCGTCATCACCGACGGCACCGGCCGCCTCCTACTCACGTTCTTCAACCAGCGATGGGTGTTGAAGCGGGTGCACGAGGGCGTCCACGGTCTGTTCGCCGGCAAGGTCGACTCGTTTCGCGGCCGACTCCAGCTCCTGCATCCGGAGATGGAGCTCCTCGACGACGACGCGACCGCCTCCCGCCTGACGCGGTCGCTGATCCCGATCTACCCGGCCGCCAACAAGCTCCCGTCGTGGAAGATCGCGAATGCCGTCGAGCACGTCCTCGACGACCTCGGTGAGCTGCCCGATCCGATCCCCGCAGACGTACGCGAGCGCCACAGCTTCGTCGAGTTCCGGGCGGCGCTCGAGGGCGTCCACCGGCCGGACGAGCGGCCCCAGCTCGAACAGGCCAAGCGCCGTCTCCGGTACGAGGAGGCGTTCGTGACGCAGACCGTGCTCGCCCGGCGCAGGTACGCGACGGCGCACGAGTCCGCGGTCTCGCGGCCGCAGGCCGACGACGGACTACGCGCACGGTTCGAGAAGCGGCTGCCGTTCGAGCTGACCACCGGGCAGCGCGAGCTCGTGGCCCAGCTCGGTGACGAGCTGGCCGGCACGATCCCGATGCACCGCCTGCTGCAGGGTGAGGTCGGGTCGGGCAAGACGATCGTCGCGCTGCTCGCGATGCTGCAGGTCGTCGACTCCGGGGGCCAGGCGGTGATGCTGGCCCCGACCGAGGTGCTCGCGCAGCAGCATCAACGCTCGATCACCGCGATGCTCGGCCCGTTGGCCGCCGGCGGGATGCTCGGCGGCGAACCCGACGCCACCCGCGTACGGCTCCTCACCGGCTCGATGGGTGCGAAGGCGCGCAAGGAGTCGCTGCTCGACGCGGCGTCCGGTGAGGCGGGCATCGTGATCGGTACGCACGCGCTGCTCGAGGATCCCGTTCAGTTCGCCGACCTCGGGCTGGTGGTGATCGACGAGCAGCACCGGTTCGGTGTCGAGCAGCGCGCGACGCTTGCGGAGAAGGCGGCGGCGAAGCCGCACGTACTCGTGATGACGGCGACGCCGATCCCGCGCACGGTCGCGATGACCAGCTTCGGTGACCTCGAGACATCCACCCTGCGCGAGCTGCCCGCGGGCCGGCAGCCGATCCAGACCAACGTCGTCCCGGCGCGCGACAAGCCCGAGTGGCTCGTACGCGCGTGGCAGCGCGTCCGGGAGGAGGTCGAACGCGGGCGCCAGGCGTACGTCGTGTGCTCCCGCATCGGTGACACCGACGGTGGCGTAGCGGACGAACCTACCGCCGAGCCGGAGTTCGACGCGGATGCGGACGAGTCGCAGGAGCGACCGCCGCCCGTATCGGTGCTCGCGCTCTACGACGAGCTGTCGAGCGGGCCGCTCTCCGGACTCCGCGTGGCGGTGCTGCACGGTCGGATGCCGGCCGACGAGAAGGACACCACGATGCAGCGGTTCTCCGAGGGCGACATCGACGTGGTGGTGTCCACCACGGTGATCGAGGTCGGCGTGGACGTGCCGAACGCCTCGGTCATGGTCGTGATGGACGCCGACCGGTTCGGGGTGTCGCAGCTGCACCAGCTGCGGGGGCGCGTCGGCCGCGGCGACGCACCCGGATTGTGCCTGCTCGTGACCGCGGCCGATCCGGACGGCCCTTCGCGCGAGCGTCTCGACGCGGTCGCCTCGACGACCGACGGGTTCGAGCTCGCGCGGCTCGACGTCGAGCTGCGCCGCGAGGGTGACGTGCTCGGGTTCCGCCAGTCCGGCGGCCGCTCGGGGTTCCGCTTCCTGTCCGTCGTACGCCACGAGGACGTCATCGAGCAGGCGAGAGCCGATGCCTGGGAGACGGTCAGCGACGACCCCGACCTCGCCGGCGAGCCCGGGCTGCTCGCCGCGGTACTCGAGCTGGAGCGTACGGAGCGCGCCGACTACCTGGAGCGGTCATGA
- the coaD gene encoding pantetheine-phosphate adenylyltransferase, whose amino-acid sequence MRKAVCPGSFDPVTNGHLDIISRAAKLFDEVVVLVGANENKRGLFTVEERLAMLETVVADYGNVRVDSFTGLLVGYCSDHDIHAIVKGLRAVTDFDYELQMAQMNGSLADVDTVFVPTSPDYSFLASSLVKEVAKHGGDVSDLVPPSVLRALQDRLAGR is encoded by the coding sequence ATGCGTAAGGCGGTATGTCCCGGATCGTTCGACCCGGTGACGAACGGGCACCTGGACATCATCTCGCGCGCGGCGAAGCTCTTCGACGAGGTCGTCGTACTCGTCGGCGCCAACGAGAACAAGCGCGGCCTGTTCACCGTCGAGGAGCGGCTCGCGATGCTCGAGACGGTGGTCGCCGACTACGGCAACGTGCGGGTCGACTCCTTCACGGGCCTGCTCGTCGGCTACTGCTCCGATCATGACATCCATGCGATCGTCAAGGGTCTGCGCGCCGTCACCGACTTCGACTACGAGCTGCAGATGGCGCAGATGAACGGCAGCCTCGCTGACGTCGACACCGTGTTCGTGCCGACGAGCCCCGACTACTCCTTCCTCGCCTCCAGCCTCGTCAAGGAGGTCGCGAAGCACGGTGGCGACGTATCGGACCTTGTCCCGCCGAGCGTCCTGAGGGCCCTTCAGGACCGGCTCGCCGGCCGCTGA